One part of the Malus sylvestris chromosome 2, drMalSylv7.2, whole genome shotgun sequence genome encodes these proteins:
- the LOC126595428 gene encoding disease resistance protein RPV1-like, which yields MTNHEASSSSSPKSKLWNYDVFLSFSGVDTRSGFTDHLHAALTDRGYQAYIDEDDLERGEEIKKELEQAIEKSKIYIIVFSERYADSSWCLNELVKIMECRDKLGRHVLPIFYHVDPSHVRKQNGVLAQAFKKHEENISKEKDDKKREEKRERVKQWTEALREAAELAEEFQKHEEGIGEEKDDKKREAKQEGIKQWGEVLTKAANLSGYHLQITDKRCEAKLIREIVDKIIPEWLPSAESLHVAKHPVGIYTRIQDIITFLSNGGSNVVRMVGIWGMGGLGKTTAAKAIYNKIHHEFQFKSFLNNVSEKDLVVSQEQLVSNILKPNKREITSVDEGISLIKHHLQSRRVLVIIDNVDKVEQLNAIAGNRDWFGLGSRIIITTRDDRLLKQVNMKVDETYPLKEMNEGEALKLFSWHAFGNSCPNEGYLELSKEVVSYCGGLPLALEVLGSSMIERVPSEWKSQSEKLKKIPHEGIMKPLRVSFEKLDLTQKAIFLDIACFFIGEDKDYVTKVLDGCEFFTTIGISVLRERCLVTVEHNMLYMHDLLREMARVIISEKSPGHPGKWSRLWNSREVTNVLTNKSGTEEVEGLALDIPYPGLPSSDKTSFSTEAFANMKKLRLLQLNYANKLNGKYKHLPKELIWLCWSKFPLQSIPDDFLNQEKLVAIKMHGSKLVQFWQGSKSLSLQKLKIIDLSCSTDLIKSPDFSQVPNLEELILESCNKLSEIHPSIGYLKRLSLVNLNDCKMLSSLPRDFYKSKSVETLFLMFCSKFGKLHKDLGKMISLKILEAGFTAIKQVPPSIVGLNNLTHLDLSWCELDDKIPKDLGSLISLQDLNLQGNSFCSLPSLNDLSKLETLKLSDCINLHTIPNLPTNLEVLNAPGCPALKIMPNFSEMSKMRKLNVSDSPALTEVPGLDKSLSSMTLIDMKRCTNLTANFKKNILQGWTSCGFGGIFFPGNYVPDWFEFVNNGNKVSFDIPLSDVRNFKGLTLFCFYHSEINFYSLYITVINHTKRTELRACIATRGGETDGEEIDDMPEPDYIWLGQLSNDKLNLQGGDKVDIIFEEPFVSVDPYYLFTVKRTGVNPVWDKPMTENMDAMNRAGYVSDPHPAWFYDEAEPSHESSDNSNPSNQMRITTDDRKGKRQKF from the exons ATGACAAACCATGAAGCCTCCTCTTCATCCTCCCCCAAGTCAAAACTTTGGAATTACGACGTGTTCTTGAGCTTCAGCGGTGTAGACACACGCAGTGGCTTCACGGACCACCTCCACGCGGCATTAACAGATAGGGGATATCAAGCATATATCGATGAGGACGATCTAGAAAGAggggaagaaataaaaaaagaactgGAACAGGCAATCGAAAAATCGAAGATCTATATCATTGTCTTCTCAGAGAGGTATGCGGATTCGAGTTGGTGTCTTAACGAGCTGGTGAAGATCATGGAGTGCAGAGACAAATTGGGGCGACATGTTTTGCCAATATTCTATCACGTTGATCCTTCACATGTCAGGAAGCAGAATGGAGTTTTGGCCCAAGCATTTAAGAAACACGAAGAGAACATCAGTAAAGAAAAAGATGACAAGAAACGTGAAGAAAAACGAGAAAGGGTAAAGCAGTGGACAGAGGCTCTTAGAGAAGCTGCAGAGTTGGCTGAAGAATTTCAGAAGCACGAAGAGGGCATCGGTGAAGAAAAGGATGACAAGAAACGTGAAGCTAAACAAGAAGGGATAAAGCAGTGGGGAGAGGTTCTTACAAAAGCTGCAAATTTGTCTGGCTACCATCTTCAAATCACTGATAAGAG GTGCGAAGCAAAGCTTATTAGAGAAATTGTTGACAAGATTATCCCGGAATGGCTTCCGAGCGCAGAAAGTTTACATGTGGCCAAGCACCCAGTTGGAATATATACTCGCATTCAAGATATCATCACTTTTCTTTCAAATGGTGGATCAAATGTTGTTCGCATGGTTGGAATTTGGGGGATGGGTGGATTGGGTAAAACAACAGCTGCCAAAGCCATTTATAACAAAATTCATCATGAGTTCCAATTCAAAAGTTTCCTTAACAACGTTAGTGAAAAAGATCTGGTTGTTTCGCAAGAACAACTTGTTTCTAACATCTTGAAACCGAACAAGCGTGAGATAACCAGTGTTGATGAAGGTATCAGTCTGATAAAACATcatctccaaagtagaagaGTACTTGTCATTATTGACAATGTAGACAAAGTGGAACAACTAAATGCAATAGCTGGAAATCGTGATTGGTTTGGCCTAGGAAGTAGAATTATCATAACGACACGAGATGATCGTTTACTAAAGCAAGTGAACATGAAAGTGGACGAGACATATCCGCTTAAGGAAATGAATGAAGgggaagctctgaaactcttcAGTTGGCATGCCTTTGGAAATAGTTGTCCTAATGAAGGATATCTTGAACTCTCAAAAGAGGTTGTTTCTTACTGTGGTGGTTTACCACTAGcccttgaagttttaggttctTCTATGATTGAAAGAGTCCCATCAGAGTGGAAAAGTCAGTcggagaaattaaaaaaaattcctcaTGAAGGAATAATGAAACCGCTAAGAGTAAGCTTTGAAAAGCTGGATCTTACACAAAAGGCTATATTCCTTGACATAGCTTGTTTCTTTATTGGAGAGGATAAGGACTATGTCACAAAAGTATTAGATGGATGTGAATTTTTTACAACAATAGGAATCAGTGTCCTCCGTGAACGATGCCTTGTAACTGTTGAACACAACATGttgtatatgcatgatttgCTTCGAGAAATGGCCAGAGTAATCATTTCTGAAAAGTCCCCCGGTCACCCTGGAAAATGGAGCAGGTTGTGGAATTCTCGAGAGGTCACCAATGTATTAACAAATAAATCT ggAACTGAAGAAGTTGAAGGACTTGCTCTAGATATCCCTTATCCCGGGTTACCAAGCTCTGACAAGACTAGTTTCAGCACAGAAGCATTTGCCAATATGAAGAAACTGAGATTACTTCAGCTCAACTACGCTAATAAGCTCAATGGAAAATACAAACATCTTCCCAAAGAGTTAATATGGTTGTGTTGGAGTAAATTCCCTTTACAGTCCATACCAGATGACTTTTTAAATCAAGAGAAACTAGTTGCTATAAAGATGCACGGTAGTAAATTGGTACAGTTTTGGCAGGGTTCCAAG TCGCTCTCGCTCCAGAAGTTGAAGATCATTGATCTCAGTTGTTCCACTGACCTAATTAAATCACCAGACTTTTCACAAGTCCCAAATCTTGAAGAGTTGATATTGGAAAGCTGCAATAAATTGTCCGAGATTCACCCCTCTATTGGTTATCttaaaagactttctttggtgaaCCTTAACGATTGCAAAATGCTTAGTTCTCTTCCAAGGGATTTCTATAAGTCGAAATCTGTTGAGACTCTTTTTCTTATGTTCTGTTCAAAATTCGGAAAACTGCATAAGGATTTAGGGAAGATGATATCATTGAAAATACTTGAAGCAGGTTTCACAGCCATAAAACAAGTACCACCTTCCATAGTAGGATTGAACAATCTCACTCATTTAGATCTCTCATGGTGCGAATTAGATGATAAAATCCCTAAGGATCTTGGGAGTCTAATTTCCTTACAAGATTTGAATCTTCAAGGGAATTCTTTTTGTAGCCTACCGAGCCTCAATGAtctttcaaagcttgaaacTCTGAAGCTAAGTGACTGCATAAATCTTCATACAATCCCCAATTTACCAACAAATTTGGAAGTCTTGAACGCACCTGGTTGCCCTGCATTGAAAATAATGCCCAATTTTTCGGAAATGTCAAAGATGAGAAAACTGAATGTAAGTGATTCGCCCGCACTCACTGAGGTTCCAGGCTTGGATAAGTCATTATCCTCCATGACgttgattgatatgaaaagGTGCACCAATCTCACAGCTAATTTTAAGAAGAACATCCTACAG GGATGGACTTCTTGCGGATTTGGTGGCATTTTCTTCCCTGGGAATTATGTTCCCGATTGGTTTGAGTTTGTCAACAATGGCAATAAAGTCAGTTTTGATATTCCCCTGAGTGATGTTCGTAATTTTAAAGGCCTGACTCTATTCTGCTTTTACCACTcagaaattaatttttattctcTTTACATTACTGTTATAAATCACACCAAGCGTACTGAGTTGCGAGCCTGCATAGCCACACGCGGAGGAGAAACAGACGGAGAAGAAATAGACGACATGCCAGAACCTGATTATATTTGGCTAGGACAACTATCGAACGATAAGCTCAATTTGCAAGGCGGGGATAAAGTTGATATAATTTTTGAAGAACCTTTTGTAAGTGTGGAtccttattatttatttactgTTAAGAGAACAGGAGTTAATCCAGTGTGGGATAAACCAATGACTGAAAATATGGATGCTATGAATCGTGCTGGTTATGTTTCTGACCCACATCCAGCTTGGTTCTATGATGAGGCAGAACCAAGCCATGAATCATCTGATAATAGTAATCCCAGTAATCAAATGAGAATTACTACAGATGACAGAAAGGGAAAAAGGCAAAAATTTTGA